Proteins from one Vibrio pomeroyi genomic window:
- the ascB gene encoding 6-phospho-beta-glucosidase, translating into MSNIQFPEDFLWGGAIAANQSEGAHLAGGKGLTTVDMIPYGTNRMPIKLGQVDKVTLSEDEFYPSHNAIDFYHRYKEDIALLAEMGFKVFRVSIAWSRIFPKGDELEPNQAGLDFYRDVFEECKKYGIEPLVTLCHFDVPMHLVNEYGSWRNRKMIEFFSRYARTCFENYKGLVKYWLTFNEINILLASPFSGAGLLFQEGENHDQVKYQAAHHELVASALVTKIAHEVDEQNQVGCMLAGGNFYPYSCMPEDVLMAMEKDRENLFFIDVQSRGYYPSYAQKVFDNKGVVLETQEEDFEILKNTVDFISFSYYASRCASADMNAGNTSAANVVKSIKNPHLPASDWGWVIDPTGLRITMNTLYDRYQKPLFLVENGLGARDTLDDKGEVNDDYRIDYLRQHIVAMHEAMEDGVPLMGYTPWGCIDLVAASTGEMSKRYGFIYVDRDNLGNGTLNRIPKKSFHWYKKVIASNGSDLA; encoded by the coding sequence ATGTCAAACATTCAATTTCCCGAAGATTTCTTATGGGGCGGCGCTATTGCCGCAAACCAGTCTGAAGGCGCTCACTTAGCGGGTGGTAAAGGCCTTACAACCGTAGATATGATTCCTTACGGTACGAACCGCATGCCAATTAAGCTTGGTCAGGTTGATAAGGTGACGCTCAGCGAAGACGAGTTCTACCCAAGCCATAACGCGATAGATTTTTATCACCGTTACAAAGAAGACATCGCCTTGCTGGCAGAGATGGGATTTAAAGTGTTTCGCGTATCAATCGCATGGAGCCGAATCTTTCCAAAAGGTGATGAGTTAGAGCCGAACCAAGCCGGGTTAGACTTTTACCGTGATGTTTTTGAAGAGTGTAAGAAATACGGTATTGAGCCATTAGTTACCTTGTGTCATTTCGATGTGCCAATGCACTTGGTGAACGAGTATGGTTCGTGGCGCAATCGTAAGATGATTGAGTTCTTTAGCCGTTACGCGAGAACCTGTTTCGAGAACTACAAAGGTTTGGTGAAGTATTGGCTAACCTTTAATGAAATTAATATCTTACTGGCAAGCCCATTCTCTGGTGCTGGATTGTTGTTCCAAGAAGGCGAAAATCACGATCAAGTGAAATACCAAGCTGCCCACCATGAGCTAGTGGCGAGTGCTTTAGTGACTAAAATTGCCCATGAAGTTGATGAGCAAAATCAAGTGGGTTGTATGCTGGCGGGCGGTAACTTCTACCCTTACTCTTGTATGCCTGAAGATGTACTTATGGCGATGGAAAAAGACCGTGAGAACCTATTCTTTATCGATGTTCAATCACGTGGTTACTACCCATCTTATGCTCAAAAAGTATTTGATAACAAAGGTGTGGTGCTTGAAACACAAGAAGAAGATTTCGAGATCCTGAAAAATACTGTCGATTTCATCTCTTTCAGTTATTACGCTTCACGCTGTGCTTCCGCTGATATGAATGCAGGAAATACGAGTGCAGCGAACGTCGTCAAGTCAATCAAAAACCCTCACCTGCCAGCAAGTGATTGGGGATGGGTGATCGACCCTACTGGTCTTCGTATCACGATGAATACCCTATATGATCGTTACCAGAAACCGCTTTTCTTGGTTGAGAATGGCTTAGGCGCTCGTGACACCTTAGATGACAAGGGGGAGGTGAACGATGACTACCGTATCGATTATCTCCGTCAGCACATTGTTGCGATGCATGAAGCGATGGAAGATGGTGTTCCATTGATGGGATATACACCTTGGGGTTGTATTGATTTGGTCGCAGCGTCGACTGGCGAAATGAGTAAGCGCTACGGCTTCATTTATGTGGATAGAGACAACCTAGGTAATGGTACGTTAAATCGTATTCCTAAAAAGTCGTTCCATTGGTACAAAAAAGTGATCGCAAGCAACGGCAGCGACTTGGCTTAA
- a CDS encoding DMT family transporter, translated as MATINLPKTEVRNTRTFGFTLAIAGAVLMSIDPIFIRYAGVSGFDTAFLFGLFSAISMPILLKFNDKRGVRKAVVQSGWPLLAAGVLMLGSASGLVFSIKMTSIANTFVILSAAPAVAAIFSWLILKEATSRSTLIAIVAVMIGITIVVSGSFSSGNWMGDALAVFAVICLSMMFTLLRKYQDVSRLASVGLGGLLLAMVMFFFATPSSYSVETWLIMGMMGLFTAPVGRVLSMVATRHITAPEVSMTLMLETVLAPVWAFIFFTEIPPMTSIIGGVVILITIFIYTFVTMKNDDK; from the coding sequence ATGGCGACAATTAATCTCCCGAAAACAGAAGTAAGAAACACACGAACCTTCGGCTTCACCCTCGCGATTGCAGGTGCTGTATTGATGAGTATTGATCCGATATTCATTCGCTATGCTGGCGTAAGCGGCTTCGACACGGCCTTCTTGTTTGGCTTATTCAGCGCGATATCGATGCCGATCTTGCTTAAGTTCAACGACAAACGTGGGGTTCGAAAAGCAGTGGTCCAGAGCGGTTGGCCATTATTGGCAGCTGGCGTACTTATGTTGGGCAGTGCATCGGGCTTGGTGTTCAGCATCAAGATGACTTCGATCGCTAATACCTTTGTGATCCTCAGTGCTGCTCCTGCTGTGGCGGCTATTTTCAGTTGGTTGATCTTGAAAGAAGCCACCAGCCGCTCGACCTTAATTGCGATTGTGGCCGTGATGATCGGCATTACGATCGTCGTCTCAGGTTCGTTTTCTTCGGGTAATTGGATGGGTGACGCTTTGGCGGTGTTCGCGGTGATCTGCCTTTCAATGATGTTTACCTTGCTGCGTAAATATCAAGATGTCAGCCGATTGGCGAGTGTTGGCTTAGGTGGCTTGTTACTGGCGATGGTGATGTTCTTCTTTGCAACACCATCAAGCTACAGCGTTGAAACGTGGCTAATCATGGGCATGATGGGCTTGTTTACCGCTCCAGTTGGGCGTGTGCTTTCCATGGTTGCCACTCGCCACATTACCGCACCTGAAGTATCAATGACTCTGATGTTGGAAACTGTATTAGCTCCGGTATGGGCGTTTATCTTCTTCACCGAAATCCCACCAATGACCAGCATTATCGGTGGTGTGGTGATCCTGATTACGATCTTTATCTACACCTTCGTGACCATGAAAAACGATGACAAATAA
- a CDS encoding MATE family efflux transporter, with product MLMRSATLKTIIDKTLPLTLGVFAIMMVQLVDSIFIGQLGVNELAVHGITLPFQAAFTGVQVGIGVAATSIISQAVGAKEQRKSTSIATLSVGFGVTIIALICLGLVVFGDSVFASFVNDVSEGQYQSMLSIFNVYWPLWLFSALTVAALYLATCVYRANGDTKTTGSMFLAASIINLILDPILIFGLDMGIAGAAIASSIGYAFGAIYMLVKSRGKGWFGFNGACNDQIRGYSFELIKTVIPTTANQILPAVSAFVSVLLIARIGTSEMAFWSLLARVESFMLVFSLALTMSIPPMIGRYLGAQQRCKIPELLNTTAKFLLIFHTAMAALLAIFSGWIIPVISEEQSIRSWFEVTLLFIPFSYGPLGLCMLVASVFNALGVPRKALSVSFSRLFVFYIPAIWLGALTGDMVNAVIAATIANVLAGAFAWFKLNAYIKTHIIPRVAAANKQCALSAG from the coding sequence ATGTTGATGCGATCCGCGACTTTGAAAACCATTATTGATAAAACGCTGCCCCTGACGTTGGGTGTGTTTGCGATCATGATGGTGCAACTGGTCGACTCGATTTTTATCGGTCAACTTGGGGTGAATGAGCTGGCGGTGCACGGTATTACCTTGCCATTTCAGGCGGCATTTACGGGTGTTCAAGTGGGCATTGGTGTGGCGGCAACGTCCATTATTTCTCAGGCGGTGGGGGCAAAAGAGCAACGAAAATCCACCTCAATCGCCACGCTGTCGGTTGGCTTCGGCGTCACAATCATCGCCTTGATTTGCCTCGGGTTAGTGGTTTTTGGTGACTCTGTTTTTGCATCGTTCGTTAATGATGTGTCTGAGGGGCAATACCAATCTATGCTGTCGATTTTTAACGTGTATTGGCCGCTGTGGTTGTTCAGTGCACTGACGGTAGCAGCGCTTTATTTGGCAACCTGTGTTTATCGAGCAAACGGTGATACCAAAACGACAGGCAGCATGTTTTTGGCTGCCAGCATTATTAACCTGATTCTCGACCCCATTCTGATCTTTGGTTTGGATATGGGCATCGCAGGCGCAGCGATTGCGTCCAGTATTGGCTATGCATTTGGTGCGATTTACATGTTGGTTAAATCACGAGGTAAAGGGTGGTTTGGCTTTAATGGTGCGTGTAATGACCAGATCAGAGGCTATAGCTTCGAGTTAATTAAGACGGTCATTCCTACCACGGCTAATCAGATTCTGCCTGCGGTAAGCGCATTCGTTTCTGTACTTTTGATTGCTCGAATCGGGACAAGCGAGATGGCTTTTTGGAGCCTGTTAGCACGTGTTGAGAGCTTTATGTTGGTGTTTTCACTTGCTCTGACCATGTCGATTCCCCCTATGATAGGCCGTTACTTAGGGGCGCAGCAACGATGTAAAATACCTGAGTTATTGAATACCACCGCTAAATTCCTATTGATTTTCCACACCGCAATGGCGGCACTGTTGGCTATTTTTAGTGGTTGGATTATTCCTGTGATTTCAGAAGAGCAGAGCATTCGAAGCTGGTTTGAAGTGACTTTGTTGTTCATACCATTTAGCTATGGCCCACTGGGACTTTGCATGTTGGTGGCTTCGGTGTTTAACGCATTGGGTGTGCCTCGCAAAGCGTTGAGTGTATCTTTCTCTCGCCTGTTTGTGTTCTACATTCCGGCGATATGGCTAGGGGCGCTAACCGGAGATATGGTCAATGCGGTTATCGCTGCGACCATCGCCAATGTTTTAGCAGGCGCTTTTGCATGGTTTAAGCTTAATGCCTATATTAAAACTCACATTATTCCTCGTGTCGCTGCTGCCAACAAGCAGTGTGCACTCAGCGCAGGCTAA
- the ascF gene encoding PTS cellobiose/arbutin/salicin transporter subunit IIBC — MANDYRAIAKSVVEHLGGKTNVAALTHCMTRLRFVLHSQDGVDINKLKALKGVMGVVDNGDKVQVIIGNEVSYAYKEVMALCELSTVSESEVPAKKEKLTAKSIGAKMLDALVGTMSPLIPAIIGASMVKLLAMVLEMLGWVEPNAPTLIILKAIGDGAFFFLPVMVAASASIKFKTNMSLSIAIAGVLIHPNFMELMAQAAEGKHVDFFGIPITSVKYTYTVIPVLVMTWALSYIERWVDSITPAVTKNFLKPMLIVLIAAPVAIVLIGPFGIWVGTALSALVYTIHDTLGWLSVAIMGALWPLLVLTGMHRVFTPTIIQTIAETGREGMVMPSEIGANLGMGGACLAVAYKTKNSALKQTSLAAGASAIFAGISEPALYGVLVRLKRPLIATMITGFIVGALAGMGGLASHSMAAPSLFTSVQFFDVNDPMSIVWVFGLIALSIVLSFVLTLVLGFEDVPEDDADEKATSEPAKKEAGKAEEKTTVVSAS; from the coding sequence ATGGCCAACGATTACCGCGCAATTGCGAAATCTGTTGTTGAGCATCTTGGGGGCAAGACAAATGTGGCAGCCCTGACACACTGTATGACTCGACTACGATTCGTTTTACACAGCCAAGATGGCGTCGATATCAACAAACTAAAAGCACTGAAAGGTGTGATGGGTGTTGTTGATAATGGAGACAAAGTACAAGTTATCATTGGTAACGAGGTATCGTATGCATACAAAGAAGTGATGGCGCTTTGTGAGCTATCCACTGTATCTGAGTCAGAGGTTCCTGCTAAAAAAGAGAAGCTAACGGCTAAGTCAATTGGTGCGAAAATGTTGGATGCACTGGTTGGCACCATGTCGCCTCTTATCCCAGCAATCATTGGCGCTTCAATGGTCAAACTGCTCGCCATGGTACTTGAGATGCTGGGTTGGGTTGAGCCAAATGCGCCAACTTTGATTATCTTGAAAGCGATTGGCGATGGTGCTTTCTTCTTCCTACCGGTTATGGTTGCCGCTTCTGCATCGATCAAGTTCAAGACCAATATGTCTCTTTCCATTGCTATTGCTGGCGTCTTGATTCACCCGAACTTTATGGAATTGATGGCGCAAGCTGCAGAAGGCAAGCACGTTGATTTCTTCGGAATCCCAATCACGTCAGTAAAATACACCTACACGGTTATTCCTGTACTTGTGATGACTTGGGCTCTTTCTTACATAGAACGTTGGGTAGATAGCATTACCCCTGCTGTGACTAAAAACTTCCTGAAACCTATGTTGATCGTATTGATTGCAGCTCCGGTTGCTATCGTACTGATCGGCCCATTTGGTATTTGGGTAGGTACTGCACTTTCAGCGCTTGTTTACACAATTCATGACACGCTAGGTTGGTTGTCGGTTGCTATCATGGGGGCATTGTGGCCACTACTTGTTTTGACTGGCATGCACCGTGTATTTACTCCAACAATTATTCAAACCATTGCCGAGACTGGTCGTGAAGGTATGGTTATGCCTTCAGAAATCGGTGCCAACCTTGGTATGGGTGGCGCGTGTCTAGCTGTTGCTTACAAAACCAAAAACAGCGCATTAAAGCAGACATCATTAGCGGCGGGTGCTTCAGCTATCTTCGCTGGTATCTCTGAGCCTGCTTTGTACGGTGTGCTTGTTCGTCTTAAACGCCCACTTATCGCAACAATGATTACTGGTTTCATCGTAGGTGCATTAGCGGGTATGGGTGGTCTTGCGAGTCACTCGATGGCAGCACCAAGCCTGTTTACGAGCGTTCAGTTCTTCGATGTGAATGACCCGATGAGTATCGTTTGGGTGTTCGGTCTGATCGCATTGTCTATTGTTCTGTCATTCGTTCTAACCCTAGTTTTAGGCTTTGAAGATGTTCCAGAAGATGATGCCGATGAGAAAGCAACTTCAGAGCCAGCAAAGAAAGAAGCTGGCAAGGCTGAAGAGAAGACCACTGTAGTGTCCGCTTCTTAA
- a CDS encoding LysR family transcriptional regulator, whose protein sequence is MNIEHLKLFVRLASTHNISQAGQELGLSPPVASIHIGKLEESLGARLVHRTTRKVSLTEEGMAFLPHAKQILLSVEAGVASVGTGNELPKGVLRISAPSSFGRMHVMPALKGFLAKYPDLSVDISLSDSIVDLIDGGFDVAIRNAELQNSSLIARKLSTDKRILCASPEYLATHGYPETPEDLKQHQCINQTGLEGWTFDTPEGDITIKKKGAIRVDHGEAVRDVCVDGLGIAMCASWIAYKQLAEGTLVEVLPDYPLKDAAAIWAVYPSAQLLAPKVRVFIDYFVQYYGSPSYWDCEVNGQTQ, encoded by the coding sequence ATGAATATTGAACATCTAAAATTGTTTGTGCGACTCGCATCTACGCACAATATCAGTCAAGCCGGACAAGAACTGGGGTTGTCGCCGCCGGTTGCCAGTATTCATATTGGTAAGTTGGAAGAGAGCCTTGGCGCTCGTCTTGTGCATCGCACCACACGAAAGGTGTCTCTTACTGAAGAGGGCATGGCCTTTCTGCCTCATGCTAAACAAATTTTGTTGAGTGTGGAGGCGGGTGTCGCGTCGGTCGGAACCGGTAACGAACTACCAAAAGGTGTATTGCGAATATCGGCTCCGTCATCGTTTGGTCGAATGCATGTTATGCCCGCGTTGAAAGGCTTCTTAGCTAAGTATCCTGATTTGTCAGTCGATATTTCATTGAGTGATTCAATCGTCGATTTGATTGATGGCGGCTTTGATGTAGCAATTCGTAATGCCGAGCTACAAAACTCAAGCCTGATCGCTCGTAAGCTTTCTACGGATAAACGCATTCTGTGTGCGTCGCCAGAATACTTAGCCACTCACGGTTACCCTGAAACGCCAGAAGATCTCAAGCAGCATCAATGTATCAATCAAACCGGTTTGGAAGGTTGGACATTCGATACGCCCGAAGGTGATATCACCATCAAGAAAAAGGGCGCGATTCGCGTCGATCATGGTGAAGCGGTAAGGGATGTGTGTGTTGATGGTTTGGGCATTGCGATGTGCGCGTCATGGATTGCTTACAAGCAGTTAGCTGAGGGCACATTGGTCGAGGTGTTACCTGATTACCCACTAAAAGATGCGGCTGCGATTTGGGCGGTATACCCAAGTGCTCAATTGCTTGCGCCTAAGGTGCGTGTCTTTATCGATTACTTTGTTCAGTATTATGGTTCGCCATCTTATTGGGACTGTGAAGTAAACGGTCAAACGCAGTAA
- a CDS encoding TetR/AcrR family transcriptional regulator, with product MSKIEQNKEKKRLAILKAAKDIFLAEGYVQTSMDRVASEAKMTKQTLYRYFSSKDVLFEATLRQMGSQTDDKLVVHLQQEDTRQALVGFAKDFVAFHLSSEHIATFKLLISEGSKSPELVSRFMEVGPDDTDRVLTQFFNDRFKLEEPKTKINLWLGMVMSLRDGVLMGMPAPTEQEIEAHVEASTDLLLAALA from the coding sequence ATGAGCAAGATTGAGCAGAACAAAGAGAAGAAGCGACTCGCGATTTTGAAAGCGGCGAAGGACATATTCTTAGCTGAAGGCTACGTGCAGACCAGCATGGATAGAGTTGCTAGCGAAGCGAAAATGACCAAGCAAACGCTCTATCGTTACTTCTCGTCTAAGGATGTGTTGTTTGAAGCAACCTTGAGACAAATGGGCAGCCAAACCGACGACAAGTTGGTGGTGCATTTACAACAGGAAGATACTCGACAAGCATTGGTGGGTTTCGCAAAAGACTTTGTCGCGTTTCATCTTTCTAGTGAACACATCGCGACATTTAAGCTGCTCATCTCAGAGGGCAGTAAGTCTCCTGAATTGGTCAGTCGCTTTATGGAGGTTGGCCCAGATGATACCGACCGAGTGCTAACGCAGTTTTTCAATGACCGATTCAAGCTCGAAGAACCGAAAACCAAGATAAACCTGTGGCTTGGTATGGTGATGAGTCTCAGAGATGGTGTATTGATGGGAATGCCAGCACCAACAGAACAAGAGATTGAAGCACACGTTGAAGCGAGTACTGACTTGTTGTTAGCGGCTTTGGCTTAG
- a CDS encoding enoyl-CoA hydratase/isomerase family protein yields MAYQGYTTFKAQAEDGILTVTFDFGTVNVQGQEMLADLNGLAMRLERDRDIKVVVFQSANPEIWVCHYDTNLLKDMSTEAVSREEAKLLDLQSVLERISKLPQATIAKLEGFARGGGHEFALACDMRFAARGKYKFMQMEVGMGILPCGGGASRMARQVGLGRALEIILSARDFDADEAEAYGTINKALEPDEIGEYVDTLAKRISKFPAESINACKQAVYESIDKPIEEALKAEAYWLYQATSKTPAVKRFQIADEQGLEHDIENQRNWENLVMNVQDIK; encoded by the coding sequence ATGGCATATCAAGGTTATACAACGTTTAAAGCTCAAGCCGAAGATGGGATTCTTACCGTCACTTTTGACTTCGGTACTGTGAATGTTCAAGGGCAAGAGATGCTTGCCGATTTAAATGGCTTAGCAATGAGGCTGGAGCGCGACCGTGACATCAAGGTTGTGGTTTTCCAATCAGCAAACCCTGAAATTTGGGTCTGTCACTACGACACCAATTTATTAAAAGACATGTCGACAGAAGCTGTGTCTCGTGAAGAAGCAAAACTGCTCGACCTGCAATCTGTATTAGAGCGCATCAGCAAACTACCACAAGCCACCATTGCCAAGCTTGAAGGGTTCGCACGAGGTGGAGGCCATGAATTTGCACTGGCGTGTGACATGCGATTCGCCGCTCGTGGTAAGTATAAATTCATGCAAATGGAAGTAGGCATGGGCATCCTTCCTTGTGGCGGTGGCGCATCACGAATGGCTCGTCAAGTTGGCTTAGGGCGCGCACTCGAAATCATCCTAAGTGCTCGAGATTTTGATGCAGATGAAGCAGAAGCGTACGGCACCATCAACAAGGCTTTAGAGCCGGATGAGATCGGTGAATACGTTGATACACTAGCGAAACGAATTTCAAAATTCCCAGCTGAATCGATCAACGCATGTAAGCAAGCGGTGTACGAATCCATCGATAAACCTATCGAAGAAGCACTAAAAGCGGAAGCCTACTGGCTGTACCAAGCAACCAGCAAAACCCCTGCGGTTAAGCGTTTCCAAATTGCCGATGAACAAGGCTTAGAGCACGATATCGAAAACCAACGTAACTGGGAAAATCTGGTTATGAACGTTCAAGACATCAAATAG
- a CDS encoding SDR family NAD(P)-dependent oxidoreductase yields the protein MQKIILITGATDGIGLETAKALTQQGHHVLIHGRNPAKVHKVVTALSRLSKNAIIESYIADLSTLSDVDKLATQIKSNHKRLDILINNAGVYKVSDVTTPDNLDVRFVVNTIAPYLLTQKLLPLFDATGRIVNLSSAAQSSVDLDALTSPNAGELDGPVYAQSKLALTMWSIELANSLSNSRLENSPAVIPVNPASFLGSKLVKDAYGVDGNDLAIGADILCRAALSEEFANASGKYFDNDSGLFKDPHADALDPTKNRQLVAVLDQLLEEKLCVAHS from the coding sequence ATGCAAAAAATAATTCTGATCACAGGAGCCACAGATGGCATTGGTTTAGAGACCGCAAAAGCGCTGACTCAGCAAGGACACCACGTTCTCATTCATGGCCGCAACCCAGCCAAGGTCCACAAAGTCGTGACGGCTTTATCTCGCCTGTCTAAGAACGCCATCATCGAAAGCTACATCGCCGACCTATCGACGCTCTCCGATGTTGATAAGCTAGCGACCCAAATCAAAAGCAATCACAAGCGACTCGATATACTCATCAACAACGCTGGCGTCTACAAGGTGTCGGACGTCACTACTCCAGATAATCTTGATGTGCGTTTTGTGGTGAACACCATTGCGCCCTATCTTCTGACACAAAAGCTGCTCCCTCTTTTTGATGCGACAGGTCGTATCGTGAACCTATCTTCAGCAGCCCAGTCATCCGTAGATTTGGACGCGCTAACCAGCCCAAACGCAGGCGAACTGGATGGCCCTGTTTACGCACAAAGTAAGCTTGCACTGACGATGTGGTCTATCGAATTAGCCAATTCCTTATCTAACTCTCGATTAGAGAATAGCCCCGCCGTTATCCCTGTAAACCCAGCCTCTTTCCTCGGCAGCAAGTTAGTAAAAGATGCTTATGGCGTTGATGGTAACGATCTGGCGATTGGTGCAGATATTCTTTGTCGTGCTGCACTGTCAGAAGAATTTGCCAACGCTTCTGGGAAATATTTTGATAATGATTCAGGGTTATTCAAAGACCCTCACGCGGATGCATTAGACCCTACCAAAAACCGACAACTGGTCGCGGTGCTTGACCAGTTACTCGAAGAGAAGTTGTGCGTCGCACACTCATAA
- the tsaA gene encoding tRNA (N6-threonylcarbamoyladenosine(37)-N6)-methyltransferase TrmO: MSTELKFIGRITTPYHSVADCPNNIQPDNGRICEIKLDAEFQQGLLGLHSGDHILILYWLEGANRDELIQSWDEEIPTKGTFALRSPHRPNPIGAAILPIEKIENGTVTVRGLDCLNNTPLLDIKPAIYKELNEGK, from the coding sequence ATGTCTACTGAACTGAAATTTATAGGCCGAATTACCACGCCCTATCACTCGGTTGCTGATTGCCCAAACAACATTCAACCGGACAACGGTCGGATATGCGAAATCAAATTAGACGCTGAGTTCCAACAAGGTTTACTGGGCTTACACAGTGGCGATCACATCTTGATATTGTATTGGTTAGAAGGCGCTAATCGAGATGAACTGATACAAAGCTGGGACGAAGAGATACCAACCAAAGGGACCTTCGCACTGCGTTCACCCCACAGGCCAAACCCAATAGGTGCAGCCATATTGCCGATTGAGAAAATCGAGAATGGCACAGTGACAGTAAGAGGTTTAGATTGCTTGAACAACACACCGCTGTTGGATATTAAGCCTGCGATCTATAAAGAGCTGAATGAAGGAAAATAA
- a CDS encoding bifunctional 4-hydroxy-2-oxoglutarate aldolase/2-dehydro-3-deoxy-phosphogluconate aldolase, with amino-acid sequence MKTIEQRLRDIRIVPVIAINDVAQAVPLAKVLVENGLPCAEVTFRTEAAAESIRLMREAYPELLIGAGTILTTEQVDIAIDAGVDFIVSPGLNPTTVKYCQQRGVVIVPGVNNPSLVEQAMEMGLKTLKFFPAEPSGGVAMLKALTAVYPVNFMPTGGVSPANVDSYLALKSVVACGGTWMVPTDKMDKGDWDGIAELVRAIGSR; translated from the coding sequence ATGAAAACAATTGAGCAGCGACTCAGAGATATTCGCATCGTTCCTGTGATCGCCATTAACGACGTTGCCCAAGCGGTTCCTCTTGCCAAAGTACTGGTTGAAAATGGTTTACCTTGCGCAGAAGTGACCTTTCGTACTGAAGCGGCAGCAGAGTCGATTCGTTTGATGCGTGAAGCCTACCCCGAATTACTGATTGGCGCTGGTACGATACTAACGACAGAGCAGGTGGATATTGCGATTGATGCGGGTGTTGATTTTATTGTGAGCCCTGGCTTAAATCCAACGACGGTAAAATACTGTCAGCAGCGTGGCGTTGTGATTGTACCTGGGGTTAACAATCCGAGCCTAGTCGAGCAAGCAATGGAAATGGGCCTTAAAACACTTAAGTTCTTTCCTGCAGAGCCATCAGGTGGTGTTGCTATGTTGAAAGCACTTACGGCTGTTTATCCAGTTAACTTTATGCCGACAGGTGGCGTGAGCCCAGCTAACGTAGATTCTTACTTAGCGCTAAAATCAGTCGTTGCCTGCGGTGGAACTTGGATGGTTCCTACCGACAAAATGGATAAGGGTGATTGGGACGGAATTGCTGAATTAGTTAGAGCTATCGGTTCGAGATAG
- a CDS encoding radical SAM protein, with protein sequence MRFEGKVYRPWMEAESVLIQTTLGCSNNQCTFCTMFDDKRFKVRDIKDIFEDIDAARKIYPHVESIFLVDGNVMAIRTEMLISILDYIKITFPEIKNISLYSGFNDFRRKSLSELKEIKSAGLSMAYSGLESGDPIVLDRIQKRMTREHAIEGMNLAREADIKVLASFIFGLGGRERSKEHAINTTSLLNIMQPDAIAPMALAVQPGSVLEKEVQRGEFVLPTPLQILEEEKYLLENLEDFDCYYWGDHGNNISPMRGMLPQARKPFLDKINQDIAHNPITKQNVIKTFAW encoded by the coding sequence ATGCGTTTTGAAGGCAAAGTTTATCGTCCTTGGATGGAAGCAGAGAGCGTACTCATCCAGACAACATTGGGATGCAGCAACAACCAATGTACCTTCTGCACGATGTTTGATGATAAGCGTTTCAAAGTAAGAGACATCAAAGACATCTTTGAAGATATTGATGCCGCGAGAAAGATCTACCCGCATGTAGAGTCTATCTTTTTAGTCGATGGTAACGTGATGGCAATCCGAACCGAGATGCTGATTTCGATTCTGGATTACATCAAAATCACCTTCCCAGAGATCAAGAATATTTCTCTGTATTCAGGCTTCAACGACTTCCGTCGTAAGAGTTTATCGGAACTGAAAGAGATCAAATCGGCAGGTTTGAGCATGGCGTATTCAGGCTTAGAGTCAGGTGACCCTATTGTTCTGGATCGTATTCAAAAACGCATGACACGTGAACACGCAATTGAAGGCATGAACCTAGCGCGTGAAGCCGACATTAAAGTATTGGCTTCGTTTATCTTTGGCCTTGGTGGTCGTGAACGTTCAAAAGAACATGCGATTAATACCACTAGCTTGCTGAACATCATGCAGCCAGATGCGATTGCACCGATGGCTTTGGCGGTTCAACCGGGTTCAGTATTAGAGAAAGAAGTGCAGCGCGGCGAATTCGTATTACCGACACCATTGCAGATTCTAGAAGAAGAGAAGTACTTGCTCGAAAACTTAGAGGACTTCGATTGTTACTACTGGGGCGATCACGGGAACAATATCTCACCGATGCGAGGCATGCTCCCTCAAGCGCGCAAGCCGTTTCTTGATAAGATCAATCAAGACATCGCGCATAACCCGATCACTAAGCAGAACGTAATTAAAACCTTTGCCTGGTAG